In the Mya arenaria isolate MELC-2E11 chromosome 11, ASM2691426v1 genome, one interval contains:
- the LOC128209676 gene encoding uncharacterized protein LOC128209676 — translation MAGKIEVQSVHKPAVKRHDISKLDLAFAMDCTGSMGSYIDSARENIRKIVEEIVASEKSDVRLALVNYRDHPPQDSTFVTQVHDFTASPNTMKGWLSATSAAGGGDTPEAVADALHDVLKLSWREDATKICVCISDAPPHGLGDSGDSFPDGCPAGIDPINVVNQMAEKGITLYIAGCEPSITPYKNFFMAIAYNTGGQYVPLSRAQVLTQVIVGGAQEEMALERLMEEVNEEVNADIAAGRAIDETEMSRRVHSKMASKGIRSKQLQRNKADLVNAADVPEVSALSKLTNMADIKAAFKPSTGSERLTYASRSFGGAPVPMSAPGAPMSAMMSSPAEGEHYDVAEAPITIAQSHRMVKKSLARNMVNKK, via the coding sequence ATGGCTGGTAAAATTGAAGTGCAGTCGGTTCATAAGCCTGCAGTGAAACGACATGACATTAGTAAATTGGACCTGGCGTTTGCTATGGATTGTACCGGAAGTATGGGGTCCTACATTGACTCCGCTCGGGAAAACATTCGAAAGATCGTGGAGGAGATAGTGGCCAGTGAGAAAAGCGACGTTCGTTTGGCTCTTGTCAACTACCGGGACCATCCCCCACAAGACAGCACGTTTGTCACACAGGTGCACGACTTTACCGCCTCACCTAACACGATGAAAGGGTGGCTGAGCGCGACTTCAGCAGCGGGAGGGGGAGATACACCGGAAGCTGTCGCCGACGCTCTGCACGATGTTCTGAAATTGAGTTGGAGGGAGGATGCTACAAAGATATGTGTGTGTATCTCCGACGCTCCTCCACACGGCTTGGGTGATAGTGGCGATAGCTTCCCAGACGGATGTCCTGCCGGAATTGACCCTATAAACGTCGTCAACCAGATGGCAGAAAAGggaataacattatatatagCCGGTTGCGAGCCAAGCATTACGCCGTACAAGAACTTTTTCATGGCGATCGCCTACAATACAGGTGGACAGTACGTGCCATTAAGCCGGGCTCAGGTTCTCACCCAGGTAATTGTAGGCGGTGCTCAGGAGGAAATGGCCCTGGAGCGGCTTATGGAAGAAGTGAATGAGGAAGTAAACGCCGACATCGCGGCCGGACGAGCCATCGACGAAACAGAGATGTCGAGACGGGTACATTCTAAAATGGCCTCCAAAGGTATTCGTTCAAAGCAACTGCAGAGAAACAAGGCAGACTTAGTGAATGCAGCGGACGTTCCGGAAGTGAGTGCCCTATCCAAGCTGACTAATATGGCCGATATTAAAGCCGCCTTCAAGCCTTCGACTGGCAGTGAGCGCCTTACGTACGCGAGCAGATCTTTTGGTGGTGCACCGGTCCCAATGTCGGCCCCTGGCGCCCCGATGTCGGCCATGATGTCATCTCCGGCGGAAGGCGAGCATTATGATGTTGCAGAAGCACCAATAACTATCGCTCAGTCACATAGAATGGTGAAGAAAAGTCTGGCGAGAAACATggtcaacaaaaaataa